From Acidithiobacillus sp., the proteins below share one genomic window:
- a CDS encoding CbiX/SirB N-terminal domain-containing protein encodes MPEVQFLLAHGSRSPQWRRPFEVIAARLQVAQPQRRIILCYLELWTPCLGEAMREAFAAGLRQYRISPLFWSSGRHLQEDLPTLVAQLRAELPDCEIRIDGPLGESETIIRAALQALQ; translated from the coding sequence GTGCCTGAAGTGCAGTTCCTGCTGGCTCACGGTTCACGCAGCCCCCAATGGCGACGCCCCTTCGAGGTGATTGCCGCCCGCCTGCAGGTAGCCCAGCCGCAGCGGCGGATCATACTTTGCTACCTGGAATTGTGGACCCCGTGCCTGGGCGAGGCCATGCGCGAGGCTTTTGCAGCCGGGCTACGCCAGTATCGCATTTCGCCGCTTTTTTGGAGTAGTGGCCGACACTTACAGGAGGATTTACCCACCCTCGTCGCCCAACTCCGGGCTGAATTGCCTGACTGCGAGATCCGCATCGATGGCCCTCTGGGCGAATCAGAAACGATTATTCGCGCCGCGCTACAAGCCTTGCAATGA
- a CDS encoding ANTAR domain-containing response regulator — MHRVILIDNDTERAEILREALSLEGHQVADIFSWAELSWQRLEKLQPDVIIAEAGTPERDVLEHIVFLSETLELPVVVLGAPEDEDTMRRAIRAGVAAYVAHGISARDIAPILKVAALRYAEYRHLRKELKDTQNALSERKLVEKAKGILMRDMQIDEAEAYRRLRRLAMDKGKKLSEIAEMVIAICP, encoded by the coding sequence ATGCATCGCGTCATCCTGATAGACAACGACACTGAGCGCGCCGAGATTCTGCGCGAGGCGCTCAGTCTGGAGGGCCATCAGGTTGCCGATATTTTCTCGTGGGCGGAGCTTTCCTGGCAGCGCCTGGAAAAGCTGCAGCCCGACGTCATCATCGCCGAAGCGGGCACCCCGGAACGCGATGTGCTCGAACACATCGTCTTCCTCAGCGAGACGCTGGAATTACCTGTCGTCGTCCTCGGTGCCCCCGAAGATGAAGATACCATGCGCCGTGCTATCCGGGCCGGGGTTGCCGCCTACGTCGCCCATGGCATCTCCGCCCGCGACATCGCCCCCATCCTCAAGGTCGCCGCCCTGCGCTATGCCGAATACCGGCACCTGCGCAAGGAACTCAAAGACACCCAGAACGCCCTTTCCGAGCGCAAGCTGGTGGAAAAAGCCAAAGGCATTCTCATGCGCGACATGCAGATTGACGAAGCCGAGGCCTACCGCCGCCTGCGCCGCCTCGCCATGGACAAGGGGAAAAAGCTGTCGGAAATCGCGGAGATGGTGATTGCCATTTGCCCTTAA
- the parC gene encoding DNA topoisomerase IV subunit A, protein MANTRDLFDLIGNARSPESGAVIGNASALVAPEAVRDVAALSAASPASPPPPSGGMALDSGEPPAPPLAEYAARAYLAYAMSVVTGRAIPALADGQKPVQRRILHAMRDMGLQRSPQHVKSARVVGEVIGKWHPHGDTSVYDAMVRMAQHFTLRYPVVDGQGNFGSLDGDSAAAMRYTEANLTPISELLLAEMDEGTVDFRSNYDGTLEEPVTLPARLPFLLMNGASGIAVGMATEIPPHNLRELAQVCAELVLRPDMTDDAILQQIHGPDFPGGGQIISTPGQIREAYLSGRGSIRVRARWEVEKLARGEWRIAVQQLPPGVSTAQILSEIETLSNPQAKGEGKKKALSPEQQTTKNAMLSQMDTVRDESGKAHAVRIVIEPRSRNQDPQSLMTYLLARTSLESNQSVNLTVLDLDGKAPCMPLTRILRQWVRYRVTTVRRRSQFRLDKALARIHILEGRLRVLLDIDAVIRVIRESDDPKADLMVHFELSEIQAEDILEIRLRQLARLAGIELEKELAEKRETAAYLSALLQDESRLRALIAEEITADAKKFGDDRRTLLEADTAITNKSIQTIAAAVTDEPVTVIVSQKGWLRTRSGHGLDSTTLAFKEGDALLQVFEVRSIDTLALLDNSGRAYSIAVAQIPGGRGDGIPVSSQVDFQAGGALASVACGASDSLWLVAGTGGYGFLTALENMTGRNRAGKVFLTLSADERPMPLVPVTDLQAETLCLTSDGHGLLFPLAEVKNLPKGKGVKLIALSASATLQSLSVYLEEQPLPRGLRKNRVDVCRGRRGGRGRAAR, encoded by the coding sequence ATGGCTAACACCCGGGATCTTTTTGATCTCATCGGTAATGCGCGCTCCCCGGAAAGCGGGGCGGTCATCGGTAACGCTTCTGCGCTGGTGGCACCCGAAGCGGTGCGGGATGTCGCTGCATTATCCGCGGCCTCGCCAGCATCACCGCCTCCGCCATCCGGGGGTATGGCCCTGGACTCTGGCGAACCTCCGGCGCCGCCGCTTGCGGAATATGCCGCACGTGCTTACCTGGCCTACGCCATGAGTGTGGTAACCGGGCGGGCGATTCCGGCGCTGGCCGATGGCCAGAAACCGGTGCAACGGAGGATTCTCCATGCCATGCGCGATATGGGGCTGCAACGCTCACCACAGCATGTCAAGTCTGCCCGGGTGGTGGGCGAGGTGATTGGCAAGTGGCACCCCCACGGCGACACTTCGGTGTATGACGCCATGGTGCGTATGGCCCAGCACTTCACCTTGCGCTACCCGGTGGTGGATGGGCAAGGCAACTTCGGGTCTCTGGACGGCGACTCGGCCGCCGCCATGCGCTACACCGAAGCCAATCTGACCCCCATTTCCGAGCTGCTGCTGGCAGAAATGGATGAGGGCACGGTCGATTTCCGCAGCAACTATGACGGTACGCTGGAAGAACCCGTCACCTTGCCCGCCCGGTTGCCCTTCCTGCTGATGAACGGCGCCTCCGGCATCGCGGTCGGCATGGCTACGGAGATTCCGCCCCACAATTTGCGCGAACTGGCGCAGGTCTGTGCGGAGTTGGTCTTGCGCCCGGACATGACCGATGACGCAATACTGCAGCAGATTCACGGCCCCGACTTCCCTGGCGGTGGCCAGATTATTTCGACGCCGGGGCAAATCCGCGAGGCCTATCTGTCGGGGCGCGGCAGCATCCGGGTGCGTGCCCGCTGGGAAGTCGAAAAGCTGGCGCGCGGGGAGTGGCGCATCGCGGTACAGCAACTGCCGCCGGGGGTGTCCACCGCACAAATCCTCTCGGAGATAGAAACCCTTTCCAACCCGCAAGCCAAAGGGGAAGGCAAGAAAAAGGCGCTTTCTCCGGAGCAGCAAACGACAAAAAACGCCATGCTTTCCCAGATGGATACCGTGCGCGACGAGTCAGGCAAAGCCCACGCCGTGCGGATCGTCATTGAGCCGCGCTCGCGCAACCAGGACCCGCAGAGTCTGATGACCTACCTGCTGGCCCGCACCTCGCTCGAGTCCAACCAGTCGGTGAATCTCACGGTGCTGGATCTGGATGGCAAAGCACCGTGTATGCCGCTCACCCGAATATTACGGCAGTGGGTGCGCTATCGGGTAACGACCGTACGGCGGCGTAGCCAGTTCCGCCTCGACAAGGCCCTGGCGCGCATCCATATTCTGGAAGGCCGTTTACGGGTGCTGCTGGATATCGATGCGGTAATCCGGGTAATCCGCGAGTCCGACGACCCCAAGGCCGACCTCATGGTCCACTTCGAGCTCAGCGAGATTCAGGCAGAAGATATCCTGGAGATTCGCCTGCGGCAACTGGCGCGACTGGCCGGTATTGAGCTGGAAAAGGAATTGGCCGAAAAACGGGAAACGGCCGCGTACCTGAGCGCGCTCCTGCAGGACGAATCCCGGCTGCGGGCACTGATTGCTGAAGAAATCACCGCCGACGCGAAAAAATTCGGAGATGACCGTCGCACCCTTCTGGAAGCCGATACCGCCATTACCAACAAATCCATCCAGACCATTGCCGCTGCCGTCACCGACGAACCCGTTACGGTGATCGTCTCGCAAAAGGGATGGCTGCGTACCCGCTCCGGTCACGGGCTGGATTCGACGACTTTGGCGTTCAAGGAAGGCGATGCTTTGTTGCAAGTCTTCGAGGTGCGATCTATAGATACGCTGGCCTTGTTGGATAATTCGGGGCGCGCCTATTCTATCGCCGTGGCGCAAATACCCGGCGGTCGCGGCGACGGCATTCCCGTGTCGAGTCAGGTGGATTTTCAGGCGGGCGGCGCGCTGGCATCCGTAGCCTGCGGCGCCAGCGACAGCCTGTGGCTGGTGGCCGGAACCGGTGGTTATGGATTCCTGACTGCCCTGGAAAACATGACTGGACGCAATCGGGCGGGCAAGGTCTTTTTGACCTTGAGCGCGGATGAGCGGCCGATGCCACTGGTGCCGGTCACCGATCTTCAGGCGGAAACGCTCTGTCTGACTTCAGACGGACATGGCCTGCTGTTTCCTCTTGCCGAGGTCAAAAATTTGCCCAAGGGCAAGGGGGTCAAACTGATCGCTCTGAGTGCATCTGCCACCCTGCAATCCCTATCGGTTTATCTGGAGGAGCAGCCCTTGCCGCGCGGATTGCGGAAAAATCGCGTGGACGTCTGCCGGGGTCGGCGGGGAGGGCGGGGCAGGGCGGCGCGTTGA
- a CDS encoding DNA topoisomerase IV subunit B — protein MSYSAEQFTVLKGLEPVKLRPGMYTRTTCPTHVIQEVIDNAADEALAGQATRIDVTVCGDGSVIVEDNGRGIPVGIPPGESRPAAELAFTTLHAGGKFDKTDLESAYRFSGGLHGVGVAVTNALSQRVEVEIKTRDPQGPGNGRYRLVLTQGEVSEALARLEDCGPRTHGTRVQVWPDGRYFDSAKINIRELTHLLRAKAILLPGLQVSLTVPELEPVVWKYSEGLAEYLAEIVADLELTTPIFAGVSYQDGDSNGFAKGEGAGWALCWINGAAPNPETYVNLIPTLDGGTHESGFRAGVFEAVRSFMEHHSLVPAKLKLVQDDVTGKMALVLSARVLDPQFQGQTKDKLTSRDAHKLMAQTVCDPLELWLNSHPDAGKAIAELAIQNAQARTRAAQKIERKKGSGLATLPGKLTDCESEDIQRNELFLVEGDSAGGSAKAARDKEYQALLPLRGKVLNTWEVDADQIFKNQEVHNMAVALGIEAHSVQADPDRVLAGLRYGKVMVLSDADVDGSHIQVLILTLFLRHFPALLQRGHVFVVKPPLYRVDTTWRGKARKIYCEAEAERDAAIDRLRTEGVKESAISVQRFKGLGEMNPDQLWETSMCPDTRSLVPLSMTAADQAALHTRFSLLMAKQSAGGRREWMERDGWTADIDI, from the coding sequence TTGAGCTATAGCGCCGAACAATTCACCGTCCTCAAGGGACTCGAACCGGTCAAGTTGCGTCCGGGCATGTATACCCGGACGACTTGCCCCACCCACGTCATTCAGGAAGTGATCGACAACGCTGCCGATGAGGCCCTGGCCGGCCAGGCGACGCGCATCGACGTGACGGTCTGTGGCGATGGTTCGGTGATCGTCGAGGACAATGGCCGCGGCATCCCGGTCGGCATCCCGCCCGGCGAGTCCCGCCCGGCGGCCGAGCTGGCCTTTACGACCCTGCACGCGGGCGGCAAGTTTGATAAGACGGATTTGGAGTCGGCCTACCGCTTTTCTGGCGGTCTGCATGGGGTAGGCGTGGCTGTCACCAATGCCCTGTCCCAACGGGTGGAAGTCGAAATCAAAACCCGCGACCCTCAGGGGCCGGGTAACGGTCGCTATCGCCTGGTGTTGACGCAGGGGGAGGTGAGCGAAGCGTTGGCCCGGCTGGAAGACTGTGGCCCGCGCACCCATGGCACGCGGGTTCAGGTATGGCCGGACGGGCGGTATTTCGACTCGGCCAAGATCAATATCCGGGAGCTCACCCATCTCCTGCGCGCCAAGGCCATTCTCCTCCCTGGCCTGCAAGTGAGCCTCACCGTCCCGGAGCTCGAACCCGTCGTCTGGAAATATAGCGAAGGTCTGGCGGAATACCTCGCGGAAATCGTCGCTGATCTCGAGCTGACCACGCCGATTTTTGCGGGAGTCTCCTATCAGGACGGGGACAGTAACGGTTTTGCGAAAGGGGAAGGTGCGGGCTGGGCGCTCTGTTGGATTAACGGCGCCGCCCCTAACCCGGAGACTTACGTCAATCTGATCCCGACGCTGGACGGTGGTACCCACGAGTCGGGCTTCCGAGCCGGGGTTTTTGAGGCGGTGCGCAGTTTTATGGAGCACCACAGCCTCGTCCCCGCCAAGCTCAAACTGGTACAGGATGATGTTACCGGTAAGATGGCGCTGGTGCTTTCGGCTCGCGTGCTCGATCCGCAGTTTCAGGGGCAGACCAAAGACAAGCTCACCAGCCGCGACGCCCATAAGCTGATGGCGCAGACCGTGTGTGATCCGCTGGAACTCTGGCTCAACAGTCATCCGGATGCGGGGAAGGCGATCGCAGAGTTGGCGATCCAGAATGCCCAGGCTCGTACCCGCGCCGCGCAAAAAATCGAGCGTAAGAAGGGCTCGGGCCTGGCGACACTTCCCGGCAAACTGACGGATTGTGAAAGTGAGGATATTCAGCGCAATGAGTTGTTTCTGGTCGAAGGGGACTCTGCCGGCGGTTCCGCCAAAGCGGCGCGCGATAAAGAATATCAGGCCTTGCTGCCGTTGCGGGGCAAGGTGCTCAACACCTGGGAAGTGGATGCGGACCAGATCTTCAAAAACCAGGAAGTCCACAATATGGCGGTGGCCCTGGGTATTGAGGCACACAGCGTTCAGGCGGACCCGGATCGGGTGCTGGCCGGGCTGCGCTACGGCAAAGTCATGGTACTGTCCGATGCCGATGTGGACGGCAGCCATATTCAGGTGCTGATTCTGACCCTGTTTCTGCGGCATTTCCCGGCGCTGTTGCAGCGCGGCCACGTGTTCGTGGTCAAGCCGCCTTTATACCGGGTGGATACCACCTGGCGCGGCAAGGCCCGTAAAATCTACTGCGAGGCAGAAGCCGAACGGGACGCGGCGATAGATCGCCTGCGCACCGAAGGCGTCAAGGAAAGTGCGATCTCGGTGCAGCGTTTCAAAGGCTTGGGCGAGATGAACCCGGATCAGCTCTGGGAAACCTCCATGTGCCCTGATACCCGTTCCCTTGTCCCATTATCCATGACGGCTGCCGATCAGGCGGCACTGCATACCCGTTTCAGCCTGCTGATGGCCAAACAATCGGCGGGCGGGCGTCGCGAATGGATGGAGCGGGATGGCTGGACGGCAGATATTGATATTTAA
- a CDS encoding winged helix-turn-helix domain-containing protein, whose amino-acid sequence MFSILLGAVYIQHAHTALLEGLAWLNMPASTQNYRAEQKILLVSPKVTDTMVYDIEYALERNGYPVHRIHSTHDINGLDKSLQVKNVILNGWLDDYRDYLQNIQDIAHKSVPFLVIGDSAEANSGSIAIAAIEAGAVAFIPWTLGEGLLMAHLRRLDDEITIRPTELSKLPGHIQLDPLSRRVSISDQEIYLPKQLFRLFEYMVTHPDEAISYQQLLQVLAEGKRIYIAPNTLVVKIYRLRRILEDTGAHRWLETIPGFGYRFCPPRHGTHLTEQSTQ is encoded by the coding sequence ATGTTTAGCATCCTCCTAGGTGCCGTTTATATACAACACGCCCACACTGCCTTACTGGAAGGCTTGGCATGGCTGAATATGCCTGCCTCTACACAGAATTATCGGGCAGAGCAGAAAATATTGTTAGTCTCGCCAAAGGTGACTGACACCATGGTATATGATATCGAATATGCCTTAGAACGAAATGGCTATCCCGTGCATCGGATTCATTCTACTCATGACATAAATGGATTAGACAAAAGCTTACAAGTAAAAAATGTGATACTCAATGGATGGTTAGATGACTACCGTGACTATCTCCAGAATATACAGGATATCGCTCATAAATCAGTACCTTTTCTGGTCATAGGAGACAGCGCGGAAGCAAACAGCGGATCGATAGCGATCGCTGCGATTGAAGCCGGTGCAGTCGCGTTTATTCCGTGGACCCTCGGGGAAGGGTTGCTAATGGCCCATCTCCGCAGGCTGGATGACGAGATAACTATCCGTCCCACAGAACTGTCAAAATTACCAGGGCATATTCAGTTAGATCCTCTTTCCCGCAGAGTGTCGATATCCGATCAGGAAATTTATCTGCCAAAACAGCTTTTCAGGCTCTTTGAATATATGGTGACGCACCCTGACGAGGCGATATCCTATCAGCAGCTTCTGCAAGTCCTCGCAGAAGGGAAAAGGATATATATCGCACCGAATACGCTCGTGGTGAAAATTTACCGATTGCGGAGGATACTGGAGGATACGGGAGCACATAGATGGTTGGAAACCATCCCCGGTTTCGGTTATCGCTTCTGCCCACCAAGGCACGGTACCCACTTGACTGAACAGTCAACACAGTAA
- a CDS encoding PepSY domain-containing protein, with protein MTATSLNAFAFTGQNLAGHAKVTIEQARTIALKAYPGKLTNEELEQEKGGSGLRYSFDINHGKVTHEVGVDAKTGA; from the coding sequence TTGACTGCGACATCCCTTAATGCCTTCGCCTTCACCGGCCAGAATCTGGCGGGCCATGCCAAGGTAACTATCGAACAGGCGCGGACTATTGCCTTGAAGGCATACCCCGGCAAACTCACGAACGAAGAACTGGAGCAGGAGAAAGGTGGGAGCGGTTTACGCTATTCTTTCGATATCAATCATGGCAAAGTCACCCATGAGGTAGGCGTCGACGCTAAAACCGGGGCTTAG
- a CDS encoding TonB-dependent receptor, whose translation MRNTANLRPIIVALMASGMMLSSALALADGVTASTVSAHHAAVDVGQVNAAAQGSSYLGSSEAQSLTQQHRFNSGQSVKVLDKHELAAAGPVGGSAQALSYAPGVSVSSYGYTGSTKTSISVNGIKQGWGGFSGGQIDNGSLSVTFDGVPMVNPSSGLWESPQVPQNGILQGIGVTYGPGNPVDRWYNNIGGQIDFVPLQPTKTAGASIKMSYGSYNTKNIVFNVRTGSIDGWSTILAGGSGSGNSYRQTSDGFANPSYNYAWFLKTRKTFSNGDFSMGAYLAKGSGYRPVSIPLNPIAGVTMDGTPNSPLYSQATSGYYSSLPENVWFKRDGNTTWLVYSKLNLALDSMVGLHNTLWYRNGHRLHFHYNNYGLSNPGNLYEYNNPHTDVYGDKLWFSVALPYNDVNVGGFFLNSRYNSRNAFYNTNPPYYGSASVPNAHYRSDYFDQTDLAAFIQDRISPMKNLHITPGVRFINYQTRYTPAAQSDFAAAYALYPQNNQGVLPAASNSFTKVEPSVDFNWQPIKWLAVFASYAQAYKEPQVGGGGGLYQSTPPIYSLEKSADYNAGIKIHFKDAAYLHNFFLLASFYHLHYTNQYIPFYDANGNYLGDANGDSIYQGVNMALEDDPIYNLHVFANLNFEKATFAHYVTGGVSYDGLPVSNVPSSTFNIGTAYSYYLSGVLLEPRIWYQYTGAQNIFNNNTTAPSQQKMPGYGTVNLGFDSTIPTRGSIPGLKDVKLSVDVLNLANNRYNEFQYITAGGLLGGNSAGQMLALPGAPLTVYGSIAVNF comes from the coding sequence ATGCGTAACACCGCGAATTTACGTCCAATCATCGTTGCGCTCATGGCATCCGGGATGATGCTATCGAGTGCACTTGCCCTGGCTGATGGCGTTACTGCCAGCACGGTAAGTGCTCACCATGCTGCCGTCGACGTCGGTCAGGTCAATGCCGCTGCACAGGGAAGTTCTTACCTTGGGAGCAGTGAGGCACAGTCCCTTACCCAACAACACCGTTTTAATTCCGGTCAGTCGGTGAAGGTGCTGGACAAGCATGAATTAGCGGCTGCCGGTCCGGTAGGCGGCAGTGCGCAGGCTTTGTCTTACGCGCCGGGCGTCAGCGTCTCCAGCTATGGATACACCGGCTCCACCAAGACTTCTATCAGCGTGAACGGGATCAAGCAGGGTTGGGGCGGTTTCTCCGGTGGCCAGATTGACAACGGCAGTCTTTCCGTCACCTTTGACGGCGTTCCCATGGTGAATCCCTCCAGTGGCCTCTGGGAGAGTCCGCAGGTACCGCAGAACGGCATTCTGCAGGGTATAGGCGTCACCTATGGTCCCGGTAACCCGGTGGATCGCTGGTATAACAACATCGGCGGCCAGATCGATTTTGTCCCCTTGCAACCCACCAAAACGGCTGGCGCATCAATCAAGATGAGTTACGGCAGCTACAATACCAAAAATATCGTCTTCAACGTGCGCACCGGGAGCATAGACGGCTGGTCCACCATTCTGGCGGGTGGCTCCGGTTCCGGCAACAGCTACCGTCAAACCTCGGATGGTTTCGCCAACCCCAGTTATAACTACGCCTGGTTCCTGAAAACCCGCAAGACCTTCAGCAACGGTGACTTTTCAATGGGCGCCTACCTCGCGAAAGGTTCTGGTTACCGGCCGGTATCCATCCCCCTCAACCCCATTGCCGGTGTGACCATGGATGGTACGCCGAACTCGCCGCTGTATAGCCAGGCGACGTCAGGGTATTATTCCTCGCTGCCGGAAAATGTCTGGTTCAAACGGGACGGCAATACCACCTGGCTGGTCTATAGCAAATTGAACCTTGCACTGGACAGCATGGTGGGTCTGCATAACACGCTCTGGTATCGCAACGGCCACCGTCTGCATTTCCATTATAACAACTACGGACTGTCCAATCCGGGTAATCTGTATGAATACAATAACCCCCATACCGATGTGTACGGCGACAAGCTGTGGTTTTCGGTGGCCCTGCCCTATAACGATGTGAACGTGGGTGGATTCTTCCTGAACAGCCGGTATAACTCGCGGAACGCCTTTTACAATACCAACCCGCCGTACTACGGTTCGGCGTCTGTGCCCAATGCGCATTATCGCAGCGACTATTTTGACCAGACGGATCTTGCCGCGTTCATCCAGGATCGGATCAGTCCGATGAAAAACCTGCATATCACGCCAGGTGTGCGTTTCATCAATTATCAGACGCGTTACACGCCTGCCGCGCAATCGGATTTCGCCGCGGCTTATGCCCTGTATCCGCAGAATAATCAGGGTGTGCTCCCGGCCGCCAGCAACAGCTTCACCAAGGTGGAGCCCTCGGTGGATTTCAATTGGCAGCCGATCAAATGGCTGGCAGTGTTTGCCAGCTACGCGCAGGCATACAAGGAGCCGCAGGTGGGCGGGGGCGGTGGTCTGTATCAAAGCACCCCACCGATTTATAGTCTGGAAAAAAGCGCCGATTATAATGCGGGCATAAAGATTCATTTCAAGGATGCCGCTTACCTGCATAATTTCTTTCTGCTGGCGAGCTTTTACCATCTGCACTATACCAACCAGTATATTCCGTTCTACGATGCCAATGGCAATTATCTGGGTGACGCGAATGGTGATTCCATCTATCAGGGCGTCAATATGGCACTGGAAGATGACCCGATTTACAACCTGCACGTTTTCGCCAATCTGAATTTCGAGAAGGCAACTTTCGCTCATTACGTAACTGGCGGTGTTAGTTATGACGGACTGCCGGTATCCAACGTGCCAAGCAGCACTTTTAATATCGGTACAGCGTACAGCTACTATCTCTCGGGCGTGTTACTGGAGCCGCGGATCTGGTATCAGTACACCGGCGCACAAAATATCTTCAATAACAATACGACTGCGCCGAGCCAGCAGAAAATGCCGGGCTATGGTACGGTGAATCTGGGTTTTGACAGCACCATCCCCACGCGTGGGAGTATTCCGGGTTTGAAGGACGTCAAGCTGAGTGTCGATGTCCTCAACCTTGCGAATAATCGTTATAACGAGTTCCAGTATATTACGGCCGGCGGACTTCTGGGTGGAAACTCGGCTGGGCAGATGCTGGCATTGCCTGGCGCCCCGTTGACGGTATATGGAAGTATTGCGGTAAACTTCTAG
- a CDS encoding VIT family protein, which produces MYHEEYHHHEKIGWLRASVLGANDGLLSTASLLAGVAAGQASHEQILLAGVAALVAGAFSMAAGEYVSVSSQADTQLADLEIERRELKKNPEKELLELRNIYMARGLDVALAQQVAAQLMQHDALAAHAHDELGLTKMAAARPVEAALASAAAFVCGALFPVLIATFASHSRVLPVLFTTTILLLAILGAVAAKAGGASMLKGALRVVFWGALSMIATALIGHLLGQVGV; this is translated from the coding sequence ATGTATCACGAGGAATACCATCATCATGAGAAGATCGGCTGGTTACGGGCCAGTGTGCTTGGCGCCAACGATGGCCTGCTTTCGACAGCAAGCCTGCTTGCCGGTGTCGCGGCCGGGCAGGCAAGCCATGAGCAAATTTTGCTTGCTGGTGTTGCCGCGTTGGTCGCTGGCGCTTTTTCCATGGCGGCCGGTGAGTATGTGTCGGTGAGTTCCCAGGCCGATACCCAATTGGCCGATCTTGAGATTGAAAGACGGGAGCTGAAGAAAAATCCCGAAAAAGAGCTCCTCGAACTCCGCAATATCTATATGGCGCGTGGCCTTGATGTGGCGCTGGCCCAGCAAGTCGCCGCACAGCTTATGCAACATGATGCCCTCGCTGCGCATGCCCATGATGAACTGGGCCTGACGAAAATGGCGGCCGCCCGGCCTGTCGAAGCCGCTTTAGCCTCCGCCGCCGCTTTCGTCTGTGGCGCGTTATTCCCCGTATTAATCGCCACCTTCGCATCCCACAGCAGGGTGCTACCTGTCCTGTTTACCACCACCATACTACTGCTGGCGATCCTCGGTGCGGTCGCTGCCAAGGCCGGTGGAGCCTCCATGCTGAAGGGGGCTCTCCGCGTTGTCTTCTGGGGGGCTCTCTCCATGATCGCCACCGCACTAATCGGCCACCTGCTTGGGCAGGTGGGTGTCTGA
- a CDS encoding cytochrome b/b6 domain-containing protein yields the protein MEQSSTPHVTYWNTGTRLLHWGMALTVSFQLLISLIMEQPKPGRVPTSIQALSFELHEWVGLAAVGVIIAHWVWSALLTRDDSGFRHLFPWDSKGRAKLLMELRQILRFQLPEGGPEGGLAGLVHGLGFLAVSAMAASGAVLFFIYPKNGVETPFVGNVADLHSLIANLVWVYWYGHIGMALLHEVLGHRVLTRIFLLRR from the coding sequence ATGGAACAGAGTTCAACCCCGCATGTCACCTATTGGAATACAGGCACACGTCTTCTTCATTGGGGCATGGCGCTCACCGTGAGTTTTCAGCTCCTCATCAGCCTGATCATGGAACAGCCCAAGCCGGGTCGGGTACCGACCTCTATTCAGGCCCTTTCCTTTGAACTCCATGAGTGGGTGGGCCTGGCTGCGGTTGGAGTCATCATCGCCCACTGGGTATGGAGCGCACTACTCACCCGTGACGACAGCGGCTTCCGTCACCTGTTTCCCTGGGATTCAAAAGGACGGGCGAAACTCCTGATGGAATTACGCCAGATACTACGGTTTCAATTACCCGAGGGAGGCCCTGAAGGGGGGCTGGCGGGACTCGTCCATGGTCTGGGATTCCTCGCTGTCTCCGCTATGGCGGCCTCCGGTGCCGTACTTTTTTTTATCTACCCCAAAAACGGCGTGGAAACGCCATTCGTCGGTAATGTTGCCGATCTGCATAGCCTCATCGCCAACCTCGTCTGGGTTTACTGGTACGGCCATATCGGCATGGCACTATTGCATGAGGTCCTGGGTCATCGGGTTCTAACGCGTATTTTCCTTCTGCGCCGGTAA
- a CDS encoding heavy metal response regulator transcription factor, translating to MKILIIEDEPKTAAFLKKGFTEEGDIVDIASNGTDGQHLAATGDFDVIVLDVLLPQRDGWWVLQEIRKRRADQPVILLTALDAVSQRVKGLQLGADDYLVKPFAFSELLARVHNILRRCNMRSEDVLHCADLEIDLLRHKVWRGGEAIDLAPQEYRLLSYLMRFPGEVLTRTRIAEQVWDMNFDGDSNVVDVAIRRLRRKVDDPYSRKLIHTLRGVGYVLETRD from the coding sequence ATGAAAATACTGATCATTGAAGATGAGCCAAAAACCGCAGCCTTTTTGAAGAAAGGTTTTACGGAGGAAGGGGATATCGTAGACATTGCCAGTAATGGTACAGACGGACAACACCTGGCGGCGACAGGGGATTTTGACGTCATCGTACTGGACGTCCTGTTGCCGCAGCGGGATGGCTGGTGGGTTTTGCAGGAAATCCGCAAGCGGCGGGCGGATCAACCAGTCATCCTGTTGACAGCGCTGGATGCGGTCTCCCAACGGGTGAAGGGCCTGCAACTCGGCGCCGATGATTATCTGGTCAAGCCCTTTGCCTTTTCTGAACTGTTGGCGCGGGTGCACAACATCTTGCGCCGCTGTAACATGCGCTCCGAGGACGTACTCCATTGCGCGGATCTGGAGATCGATCTGCTACGGCATAAGGTCTGGCGGGGGGGCGAGGCCATCGACCTTGCCCCTCAGGAATATCGACTGTTGAGCTATCTGATGCGCTTTCCCGGCGAAGTGCTGACCCGTACGCGGATCGCCGAGCAGGTCTGGGATATGAATTTTGATGGCGACAGCAATGTGGTGGATGTCGCGATCCGTCGGTTGCGCAGAAAGGTCGACGACCCCTATTCCCGCAAACTGATTCATACCTTGCGAGGGGTCGGTTATGTCCTTGAAACACGCGACTGA